One window from the genome of Oligoflexus sp. encodes:
- a CDS encoding RNA recognition motif domain-containing protein, with protein MGKKLYVGNLPFSATDQVLMDTFSEVGQVESAKVIFDRETGRSKGFGFVEMSSDAEATAAIDRFNGQDFSGRPLTVNEAKPMAPREGGGGGGGGYNNRSRGGRY; from the coding sequence ATGGGCAAAAAATTATACGTCGGCAATCTTCCCTTCTCTGCAACCGATCAGGTCCTCATGGACACATTTTCGGAAGTTGGTCAGGTTGAGTCGGCCAAAGTTATCTTTGACCGTGAAACCGGCCGTAGCAAAGGTTTTGGTTTTGTTGAAATGTCGAGCGATGCCGAAGCAACGGCCGCTATCGACCGTTTCAACGGCCAGGATTTCTCGGGCCGTCCTTTGACCGTCAACGAAGCCAAGCCTATGGCGCCTCGTGAAGGCGGCGGCGGCGGCGGCGGTGGATATAACAACCGCTCGCGCGGTGGCCGCTACTAA
- a CDS encoding DUF1592 domain-containing protein, protein MRDQLRRIPPIGLVALALLTGCLQKQEPEVSKRTSEAGSEEPTDDEEPRLLAEPTLNPSAIRANLEKIFAKESSCAETPTVSSKRQLRLLTRDEYNRSVNDVFRLYADYRGAIPVEQKVLGFSNNSQFALVSSDHASAYDKTAKELAQQIVGREWNRLIGCPVTDGAACAEKFIRAYGPKIWRRPLAEDEVKGLLRVHQVGSEISATAGMELLVRGLLTSPHFLYRSETGENGKLTAFEMASALSYFFWGSTPDDELLKLAGTGELLQDETLVAQARRLLQDNRAKEGMKAFANAWLNYSAVLSVNKDASRYPNFDYSVRTGMARETEDFFDFVVRRKQAGFTELFTANYSFGDPRLADFYQAQLSPEGDLQKMTFPGQPRLGILGHGSVLASLAYATETGPIQRGKFVREHILCDMLMPPPPDLMIMVPAPKEGATTRERFAAHTAVAACRGCHVKIDGVGFSMEDFDAVGLFRSMDSGKPVDASGQVFALDGKNVDINGGRELSLALATSTRAKQCFVVQTWRMAQGRLESAEDVCSLRQLSSTFVEQNMSLAQLLIKMITDPSYLERSR, encoded by the coding sequence TTGAGAGATCAACTTCGACGAATTCCCCCGATCGGTCTTGTCGCTCTTGCGCTCCTGACGGGTTGCCTGCAAAAGCAGGAGCCGGAAGTCAGCAAAAGAACGTCCGAAGCGGGTTCCGAGGAACCCACAGATGATGAAGAGCCCCGTCTTTTGGCTGAACCCACCCTGAATCCTTCCGCGATAAGGGCCAACCTGGAAAAGATTTTTGCCAAGGAATCGAGCTGCGCGGAAACCCCGACTGTCAGCAGCAAGCGTCAGCTGCGTTTGCTCACGCGCGATGAATACAATCGTTCGGTAAATGATGTCTTTCGCCTCTATGCGGACTACCGCGGTGCGATCCCTGTGGAACAAAAGGTGTTGGGATTTAGCAACAACTCGCAGTTCGCCTTGGTGAGTTCGGATCATGCGTCAGCCTATGATAAAACGGCCAAGGAACTGGCCCAGCAGATCGTTGGCAGGGAATGGAATCGGCTCATCGGCTGCCCCGTCACGGATGGGGCTGCATGCGCCGAGAAGTTTATTCGTGCGTATGGCCCTAAGATCTGGCGTCGGCCTTTGGCAGAAGATGAGGTCAAGGGACTGCTTCGCGTGCATCAGGTCGGCAGCGAGATCAGTGCGACGGCGGGCATGGAGCTGCTCGTTCGTGGACTTTTAACGTCACCGCATTTTCTTTACCGCAGTGAAACCGGCGAGAATGGAAAGCTGACCGCCTTTGAAATGGCGAGTGCGCTGTCCTACTTTTTCTGGGGCAGCACCCCGGATGATGAACTTCTGAAGCTGGCCGGCACAGGCGAGCTTTTGCAAGACGAAACCCTCGTGGCCCAGGCGCGGCGACTTTTGCAGGATAATAGAGCCAAGGAAGGCATGAAGGCCTTTGCGAACGCCTGGCTCAATTATTCGGCCGTCCTGAGCGTGAATAAGGACGCCTCGCGTTATCCGAACTTTGATTACTCCGTACGCACCGGCATGGCCCGCGAAACCGAGGACTTCTTTGATTTCGTGGTGCGCAGAAAGCAGGCCGGTTTCACCGAGCTTTTCACGGCGAATTACAGTTTCGGTGATCCGCGTCTCGCCGATTTCTACCAGGCTCAGCTGAGTCCTGAAGGTGACCTTCAAAAGATGACATTTCCCGGTCAGCCCCGCCTTGGAATTTTAGGTCACGGCAGTGTCCTGGCGTCCCTCGCCTACGCGACCGAAACCGGGCCGATTCAAAGAGGCAAGTTCGTACGCGAGCATATCCTCTGCGATATGCTCATGCCGCCACCACCCGACCTTATGATTATGGTTCCTGCTCCGAAAGAAGGGGCCACGACGCGGGAACGCTTTGCTGCGCATACAGCGGTCGCCGCCTGCCGCGGCTGCCATGTGAAGATCGATGGTGTGGGCTTCAGCATGGAGGACTTTGATGCTGTAGGACTTTTCCGCAGCATGGATAGCGGAAAACCCGTCGATGCTTCGGGTCAGGTCTTTGCCCTGGATGGGAAAAACGTGGATATCAACGGCGGTCGGGAGCTGAGCCTGGCTCTTGCGACTTCAACCCGAGCCAAACAATGTTTCGTCGTTCAGACCTGGCGCATGGCGCAGGGTCGATTGGAATCAGCGGAGGATGTCTGCAGCCTCAGGCAGCTCTCCAGCACTTTTGTCGAGCAGAACATGAGCCTCGCTCAGCTGCTGATCAAAATGATTACCGATCCATCCTACCTTGAAAGGAGCCGCTGA
- a CDS encoding AI-2E family transporter — protein sequence MQLRRRVFFVLVVVFCLIVLKPFWFPMATGITLAYLCEGPVERLIERWRLTRPIWRWAVAVGMVAVVQGLFIVPLMLLTWSATKELLSFWEGMSGNESAVETGYKILSWMDMKITPLLQSTGFNLSFADMQGRLREFMQPMLRNIAGFLGSALSATPELLLFLFVTWMAWVYFLVYGKRQRQALLPRLIPWGEQRGMLASTLGDVLRAMVLASIVLSLVQSLMVVLTLAVFGVPKFYLWGALAFFLSFIPVFGTAPVMISAAIWSFYHDRVFAGIFILGMSIVIGLADNVLRPLLMKGSSSGATDMPFFWLFMSIVGGIAVFGVAGAVLGPWAFSLFIAVQSVPLIDIGSE from the coding sequence ATGCAGCTTCGGCGGCGGGTTTTCTTTGTTCTGGTCGTCGTGTTTTGCCTGATCGTGCTCAAACCTTTTTGGTTCCCCATGGCTACCGGCATCACGCTTGCCTATCTTTGTGAAGGCCCTGTGGAGCGTTTGATTGAACGCTGGCGTCTGACGCGACCGATCTGGCGTTGGGCGGTGGCTGTCGGCATGGTGGCTGTGGTCCAAGGGCTCTTCATTGTGCCTCTGATGCTGCTTACATGGTCGGCGACCAAAGAGCTCTTAAGCTTTTGGGAAGGCATGAGCGGCAATGAATCCGCCGTTGAAACCGGATACAAGATCCTGAGCTGGATGGATATGAAAATCACCCCGCTCCTGCAGAGCACAGGCTTTAATCTCTCTTTCGCCGATATGCAGGGCCGCCTACGTGAATTTATGCAGCCGATGCTTCGCAACATCGCCGGATTTTTGGGATCGGCTTTGAGTGCGACTCCAGAACTTCTGCTCTTTCTTTTCGTCACCTGGATGGCCTGGGTTTACTTCCTCGTCTATGGCAAACGTCAGCGTCAGGCTCTTCTGCCTAGGCTCATCCCTTGGGGTGAGCAGCGGGGAATGCTGGCCTCGACCCTGGGCGATGTTCTGCGCGCGATGGTGCTTGCGAGCATTGTCCTGTCTTTGGTGCAGTCTTTGATGGTGGTGCTGACCCTGGCGGTCTTTGGCGTTCCGAAGTTTTATCTGTGGGGCGCGCTCGCGTTCTTCCTCTCGTTCATACCCGTTTTTGGAACGGCGCCGGTCATGATCTCGGCAGCGATCTGGTCCTTCTATCACGACCGGGTATTTGCCGGAATTTTCATACTGGGCATGTCGATCGTCATTGGGCTTGCGGATAACGTCCTGCGGCCGCTCCTTATGAAAGGATCGAGTTCCGGGGCCACCGATATGCCGTTCTTCTGGCTCTTCATGTCGATCGTGGGGGGGATCGCGGTCTTCGGCGTGGCGGGTGCGGTGCTCGGGCCTTGGGCTTTTTCCCTTTTCATTGCCGTGCAGTCAGTACCGCTGATTGATATAGGAAGCGAATGA
- a CDS encoding DUF1552 domain-containing protein: MKTLHAELDRRRLLRYLGNAALALPFTRVLLEERLFGATPAKRALMIYFPDGIIKERWHPTGSGRDFEFQPMTAPLKAVRDDVILVKNVNYATEGSHEGGAAYILSGVKGHSGGISLDTYLGEKFKSNVILPVVRLGVGANFQTGSHISYFAPGSASPIEDNPAKAFYNIFGGASGSADPVTKNKLLAAEMSILDLSMNDIKGLQNKLGSVEKQKLDVHLEALRELERRVQSAAGGPVAGACTKEVDMRGLSFPQPDHTYPPGPHKNEYFAVIGDIMTDLAVQVLACGVTNVLYFQWSHPVSPTAFNFPGGVDVARGHHDISHYGDLNGSGAQDFIKAQAWYTDRIAKLLGRLKAIKEGDQSLLYNTAAMALTEIADSNLHDFKNVGLILAGQAGGNWNTGRCLDGLGASHNQVLVSMLQAMGLPDTSYGDASLGTGPLAGLRA, from the coding sequence ATGAAAACCTTGCATGCCGAACTCGATCGTCGTCGCCTTTTGCGTTATCTGGGGAATGCAGCTCTCGCGCTGCCCTTTACCCGCGTCCTCTTGGAAGAAAGGCTCTTCGGAGCGACTCCGGCCAAACGCGCGCTTATGATTTATTTTCCGGACGGTATCATCAAGGAACGCTGGCATCCCACGGGCAGCGGCCGTGATTTTGAATTCCAGCCGATGACGGCGCCTTTGAAAGCGGTGCGGGATGATGTCATCCTCGTGAAGAATGTGAACTATGCAACGGAAGGCAGCCATGAAGGGGGCGCGGCCTATATTCTTTCCGGTGTGAAAGGCCATAGCGGAGGCATCAGCCTCGACACCTATCTGGGCGAAAAGTTCAAATCGAATGTAATCCTGCCCGTCGTGCGCCTGGGTGTGGGTGCCAACTTTCAGACCGGCTCGCACATCTCCTATTTTGCCCCGGGTTCGGCCTCGCCGATCGAGGATAATCCTGCCAAAGCCTTTTATAATATCTTCGGTGGCGCCAGCGGGTCCGCCGATCCTGTGACCAAAAACAAGCTTCTGGCCGCCGAGATGAGCATCCTCGACCTTTCGATGAATGACATCAAAGGTCTTCAGAATAAGCTCGGCAGCGTGGAAAAACAAAAGCTCGATGTGCACCTGGAAGCTCTGCGCGAACTTGAACGACGCGTGCAGAGCGCAGCCGGTGGCCCCGTTGCAGGCGCCTGCACCAAAGAGGTGGATATGCGGGGCCTGAGCTTTCCGCAGCCGGATCACACTTATCCACCCGGGCCGCACAAGAACGAATACTTTGCCGTCATCGGCGATATCATGACCGATCTTGCCGTTCAGGTGCTGGCCTGCGGCGTGACCAATGTCCTTTATTTCCAGTGGTCTCACCCTGTCAGCCCCACAGCCTTTAATTTCCCAGGCGGCGTGGATGTCGCGCGCGGGCATCATGATATCTCGCATTACGGGGATTTGAATGGCAGCGGCGCTCAGGATTTCATCAAGGCCCAGGCCTGGTATACGGATCGAATCGCCAAACTCCTGGGTCGTCTGAAGGCCATCAAGGAAGGCGATCAGTCGCTGCTTTACAATACAGCGGCCATGGCCCTGACCGAGATTGCCGATTCCAACCTGCATGACTTTAAAAATGTGGGACTGATCCTGGCGGGACAGGCCGGTGGCAATTGGAACACAGGACGCTGTCTGGATGGTTTGGGAGCCAGCCATAATCAGGTTCTGGTCTCGATGCTGCAGGCGATGGGACTGCCAGATACCAGCTATGGCGATGCCAGCCTTGGGACAGGCCCCCTCGCCGGACTGCGCGCTTGA
- a CDS encoding acyl-CoA dehydrogenase, with amino-acid sequence MANYQSDLRDINFNLFDVLQVQKHSYGLERSDLETIVSEFDSFVGKEIFPTRQKSDVNGAKWTPEGVKAPAIFRDPTRKFYENGWFALGLPDTVGGSPVPEAITTACLSLATGANCAWSMYPGLTKAALNVILHVGSKEQQAVYVQPMVEGRFGGTMCLTEADAGSDVGNLRSTAKPLGNGRYSIEGTKIFISSGDNDLYENIVHLVLARTPGGAPGTKGLSLFIVPKYKVKPDGSKGESNDVNCSKIEEKMGLHANATCELVFGKNKKCEGWLIGEEFDGMKNMFIMMNEARLYCGVQGESQANLAYQLTHQYVFERVQFGKPIIEHPDVRRTMLKMRAMARGLRALCLYTADLFDRKEEDEVGLLTPICKAYASDEAMRLSSDAVQSHGGYGFCTEYGIEQFMRDIKIAAIYEGTNAIQAIDFVMRKILKDNGKTFGNLGKKIMASMQKPDAQKLFPAELQTLGLSLQKAQEILHNFGKLAMAGKMDAVLLHCSDFLKYAGHIVTAWRLLEHALLAESKMASASGEEKAFLQTKQQDFRIFCQFFVTENIGLGKLLANTDIDLTYKA; translated from the coding sequence ATGGCCAACTATCAATCAGATCTGCGCGACATTAACTTCAACCTCTTTGACGTCCTTCAGGTGCAAAAGCATAGCTATGGACTGGAACGCTCGGATCTTGAAACCATCGTCAGTGAATTTGACAGTTTTGTCGGCAAGGAAATTTTCCCCACCCGCCAGAAGTCAGATGTCAATGGCGCGAAGTGGACCCCTGAGGGTGTGAAAGCTCCGGCCATTTTCCGCGATCCTACCCGCAAATTCTATGAAAATGGCTGGTTTGCCCTGGGTCTGCCCGATACAGTCGGCGGCAGCCCTGTACCCGAAGCCATCACCACCGCCTGTCTTTCGCTGGCAACCGGCGCAAACTGCGCCTGGTCCATGTATCCCGGCCTGACCAAAGCCGCTCTGAACGTGATTCTGCATGTCGGCAGCAAAGAGCAGCAGGCCGTCTATGTTCAGCCGATGGTCGAAGGCCGCTTCGGCGGTACGATGTGTCTGACCGAAGCCGATGCGGGCAGTGACGTCGGTAACCTGCGCTCGACCGCCAAGCCTTTGGGCAACGGTCGCTACTCGATCGAAGGCACCAAGATCTTCATCTCGTCCGGTGACAACGATCTTTATGAAAACATCGTGCACCTCGTGCTCGCCCGCACTCCCGGCGGCGCTCCCGGCACCAAGGGTCTTTCGCTCTTCATCGTGCCGAAATACAAAGTCAAGCCTGACGGCAGCAAGGGCGAATCGAACGATGTGAACTGCAGCAAGATCGAAGAGAAAATGGGCCTGCATGCGAATGCGACCTGCGAACTCGTCTTCGGCAAGAACAAGAAATGCGAAGGCTGGCTCATCGGCGAAGAATTCGATGGCATGAAGAACATGTTCATCATGATGAATGAAGCGCGCCTGTATTGTGGTGTGCAGGGTGAGTCCCAGGCGAACCTCGCCTACCAGCTCACCCATCAGTATGTGTTCGAACGCGTGCAGTTCGGCAAACCCATCATCGAGCATCCTGATGTCCGCCGCACCATGCTGAAGATGAGAGCCATGGCCCGCGGTCTGCGCGCGCTTTGCCTTTACACCGCCGACCTCTTTGATCGCAAGGAAGAGGATGAAGTGGGCCTTCTGACCCCGATCTGCAAAGCCTATGCTTCCGACGAAGCCATGCGTCTTTCCAGTGATGCGGTTCAAAGCCATGGCGGCTACGGCTTCTGCACTGAATACGGCATCGAGCAGTTCATGCGCGATATTAAAATCGCCGCCATCTATGAAGGCACCAACGCGATCCAGGCGATCGACTTCGTGATGCGGAAAATTTTGAAGGATAACGGCAAGACCTTCGGCAACCTCGGCAAGAAAATCATGGCCAGCATGCAAAAGCCCGACGCGCAGAAGCTCTTCCCGGCTGAACTCCAGACCCTCGGACTTTCCCTGCAGAAAGCTCAGGAGATCCTTCATAACTTCGGCAAGCTTGCGATGGCCGGTAAAATGGATGCGGTGCTCCTGCACTGCTCGGACTTCCTGAAGTACGCTGGTCACATCGTGACGGCATGGCGTCTTCTGGAGCACGCGCTCCTGGCAGAAAGCAAAATGGCGAGCGCCAGCGGCGAGGAAAAAGCCTTCCTGCAGACCAAGCAGCAGGACTTCCGCATTTTCTGCCAGTTCTTCGTGACGGAAAATATCGGCCTCGGCAAGCTCCTGGCCAACACCGACATTGACCTGACCTACAAAGCCTAA